In the Meiothermus cerbereus DSM 11376 genome, TTTGCTGCTTGAGGGCATGGAAGAAGTTCTGCTGGCGCTGAATACGGCCAATATCGCCTAAAGCATCGTGGCGAAAGCGCAGATATCCTTCGGCCTGCGCGCCACTCAGGTGCTGGCAGCCGGGCTCGAGGTCGATGTCCAGCTTGGCAGCGGTATCCTTGTACTTCATGGGTTTTTCCACACAAACGGTAACGCCGCCCAAGGCATCTACCCCGTTGCGAATGGCCTCAACGCTCACAGCCAGGTAGGCGTCAATCTCGACTCCGGTCAGGTCGCTGACCACCTGCTTGGCCAGCTCGGGGCCACCAAACTTGTTGGCGTGGTTGATGATGTACCAGCCGTAGCCGGGAATCCGCACGTACACATCCCTGGGAATCGAGAGCACCACAATGCGCTTGGTGTTGGGGTCAAAGCGCACCAGCAGATTTACATCCGACAGGCCGCGAAAGTTCTCGGCTGCCCGCTGATGGTAGTACTTGTACTCAGGCGCTACCCCCAGCAACAAGACGGTGAGGGGACGTTCCAGGTTGCGCGGCAGGGTACCGTAGCGCAGCAGGGGTTGGAGCAAAGGGTAGGCCCACCAGGCTGCGCCTATCAAGAGGGCCAGGATTAGCAAAGGTACGATACGCCGCATATCCTTGCCAGTTTAGCCTACCAAGGGTGAGAAAAGCCCGGCTTGCGACCCCAGAAATTCTGGATCGTGCGATCAGTCCAGGGTAAAGCGGGGCTCCGTCTCGTGCAGGCGCACCCGCCGGATAATGCGCTGGTCGTGTTCGGTGTCGTGGGTGCTGGCAATCACCGTCACGTAGTCGCGGATTGGGCTTCGCAGCACCTTTTTGGTCAGCACTTCTTCGACCTGGAAAATACCTGCGGAGTTGTTCATGACCACCCGAATCTCCACCGGAACCTGTTCACCTTTGAGAATC is a window encoding:
- a CDS encoding LCP family protein, coding for MRRIVPLLILALLIGAAWWAYPLLQPLLRYGTLPRNLERPLTVLLLGVAPEYKYYHQRAAENFRGLSDVNLLVRFDPNTKRIVVLSIPRDVYVRIPGYGWYIINHANKFGGPELAKQVVSDLTGVEIDAYLAVSVEAIRNGVDALGGVTVCVEKPMKYKDTAAKLDIDLEPGCQHLSGAQAEGYLRFRHDALGDIGRIQRQQNFFHALKQQILSPGGLLHIPQAIASVEQNIRTDLTREQIASLMGFAMQQPQLVSLLMPGQFGQGWEVDRAQLKMLVERYFSDTSATAKATLEDLRGREAVVLYAAPQEAAAIEMRGRLRELGLRVLLREVQSVPPRSEVLANGASELAEALGIALGLPWRISGEAALYTDLTVRIGADFAPNGQSQ